In one Natronosalvus amylolyticus genomic region, the following are encoded:
- a CDS encoding site-specific DNA-methyltransferase, with product MADDGDDGHRQSRLVTDDDGAFDAEGAREKSLPIEDGEVVDTDALSDHQTYLEGRGIYDERNRLNDLTGREWKFATKSVIPQAYPPDLQHDLRSEHGGQKPPRLCAELVGRFSKAGETVLDPFAGVGGTLLGASLCEYEGTGRRDAIGFERTARWVDVYETVLERENERRREAGEPSLAAQEMRHGDCRELAGDLETDSVDLLLTDVPYWDMDEREQTRNERATRASKLGNFDVSGAAADSANVTESVATGTVSDGDGPAAGTVSDGVGTGAESAGQSKNDWLAEMTDAFGRFTRPLKSGRYAVVFIGDMYQNQSYEFLSADLARAIEDGTAFTLVANLIWYDPSKDLHVYGYPFSFVPSMVHQNVLVFRLEG from the coding sequence ATGGCCGACGACGGGGACGACGGACATCGCCAGAGCCGCCTCGTGACCGACGACGATGGCGCGTTCGACGCCGAGGGAGCCCGCGAGAAATCACTTCCAATCGAAGACGGCGAGGTCGTCGACACGGACGCACTCAGTGATCACCAGACCTACCTCGAGGGACGAGGTATCTACGACGAGCGAAACCGGCTCAACGACCTGACTGGACGGGAGTGGAAGTTCGCAACGAAGTCGGTGATTCCACAGGCCTATCCACCGGACCTCCAGCACGACCTGCGCAGCGAACACGGCGGCCAGAAACCCCCACGGCTGTGTGCAGAGCTGGTCGGTCGATTCAGCAAGGCGGGTGAGACGGTGCTCGACCCGTTCGCCGGCGTTGGCGGCACCTTGCTCGGAGCGAGCCTTTGTGAATACGAGGGAACCGGGCGTCGGGACGCAATCGGCTTCGAACGAACCGCCCGCTGGGTCGACGTCTACGAGACCGTCCTCGAGCGAGAAAACGAACGTCGTCGCGAGGCAGGTGAACCGTCCCTGGCGGCCCAGGAGATGCGACACGGAGACTGTCGGGAGTTGGCCGGGGATCTCGAGACCGACTCGGTCGACTTGCTATTGACCGACGTCCCCTACTGGGACATGGACGAACGCGAGCAAACGCGAAACGAACGGGCGACTCGAGCGAGTAAACTCGGGAATTTCGATGTGAGCGGGGCGGCCGCCGATAGTGCAAACGTCACCGAGAGTGTGGCCACTGGTACTGTAAGCGACGGCGACGGTCCAGCGGCTGGTACTGTAAGCGACGGGGTCGGAACTGGTGCCGAGAGCGCCGGACAGTCGAAAAACGACTGGCTGGCGGAGATGACCGATGCATTCGGCCGGTTTACTCGACCATTGAAATCGGGCCGATACGCCGTTGTTTTCATCGGGGACATGTACCAGAACCAGTCATACGAGTTTCTCTCGGCTGACCTGGCTCGAGCCATCGAAGACGGGACCGCATTCACGCTCGTCGCCAACCTGATCTGGTACGACCCCTCGAAGGATCTGCACGTCTACGGGTATCCGTTCTCGTTCGTCCCCTCGATGGTCCACCAGAACGTGCTGGTGTTCCGCCTCGAGGGGTGA
- a CDS encoding potassium channel family protein, with translation MRFIIVGYGRVGSRTARLLSTEGHDVVIVDRDEDRLERAAGEGLEGVRGDGADEEALLEAGIEDADAIGAMTPDLNVNFSACLIGAHHGCRTVLRIDEDYREDIYEKYAEDVDEIVYPERLGAAGAKTALLGGDFNVVADIAQDLQLTVLEIPSDSSAVGKRMSELELPATARIYAHGRETEPLTIPLPGTTLEGGDEVAVITEASTIDAVRAALL, from the coding sequence ATGAGGTTCATCATCGTTGGATACGGCCGCGTTGGGTCGCGAACTGCCCGTCTGTTATCGACTGAAGGCCACGACGTCGTGATCGTCGACCGTGACGAAGACCGACTCGAGCGGGCCGCCGGCGAGGGTCTCGAGGGCGTTCGCGGCGACGGGGCAGACGAGGAGGCACTGCTCGAGGCCGGTATCGAGGATGCGGATGCGATTGGGGCGATGACGCCAGACTTAAACGTGAACTTCAGCGCCTGCCTGATCGGTGCTCACCACGGCTGTCGGACGGTGTTGCGTATCGACGAGGATTATCGCGAAGATATCTACGAGAAGTACGCCGAAGACGTCGACGAAATCGTCTATCCGGAACGGCTCGGGGCGGCCGGGGCGAAGACAGCACTGCTCGGCGGGGATTTCAACGTGGTCGCGGATATCGCCCAGGACCTGCAACTGACAGTGCTCGAGATTCCTTCCGACTCGAGTGCGGTCGGAAAACGGATGAGTGAACTCGAGTTGCCAGCGACGGCTCGAATCTACGCCCACGGCCGTGAAACGGAGCCGTTGACGATTCCGCTTCCGGGGACGACGCTCGAGGGCGGGGACGAAGTGGCCGTTATCACCGAGGCGAGTACGATCGATGCGGTGCGGGCAGCGTTGCTCTGA